A single window of Bacteroidota bacterium DNA harbors:
- a CDS encoding type II toxin-antitoxin system RelE/ParE family toxin: protein MEHKKLKYRSVIFYKDYFDFFFVEQKQKVRDKIIWTLDLIEQLQRIPETYLKHIEGTNGLYEIRVQLSSNIFRIFCFFDEGRLVVLANGFQKKSQKTPKQEIEKALRIKEEYYHEKEQNKNP, encoded by the coding sequence ATGGAACATAAAAAACTAAAGTATAGGTCTGTCATCTTTTACAAAGATTACTTTGATTTTTTCTTTGTTGAGCAAAAACAAAAAGTAAGAGATAAAATTATTTGGACGCTTGATTTAATTGAACAGCTTCAAAGAATTCCGGAAACCTATTTAAAACATATTGAGGGCACAAATGGCCTTTACGAAATACGTGTTCAGTTGAGTAGCAACATTTTTCGGATATTTTGTTTTTTTGATGAGGGACGTTTAGTTGTTTTAGCGAATGGCTTTCAAAAGAAATCGCAAAAGACCCCGAAACAGGAAATTGAAAAGGCATTAAGAATAAAAGAAGAATATTACCATGAAAAAGAACAAAACAAAAACCCTTGA
- a CDS encoding helix-turn-helix transcriptional regulator: protein MKKNKTKTLEQFKEQHYGKHGTKKRDKLEEGFEAFKIGALIQEARLQKGLTQEELALKCGTTKSYISKIENNIKEVRISTLQKIVELGFGGHLHLSIKL from the coding sequence ATGAAAAAGAACAAAACAAAAACCCTTGAACAATTCAAGGAGCAACATTACGGTAAGCATGGAACAAAAAAACGTGATAAGCTTGAAGAAGGTTTTGAAGCGTTTAAAATTGGCGCATTAATACAAGAAGCGCGCCTTCAAAAAGGTTTAACGCAAGAAGAACTGGCTCTTAAATGCGGAACTACCAAATCCTACATATCTAAAATTGAAAACAACATCAAGGAAGTGCGCATCTCCACTCTGCAAAAAATTGTTGAATTAGGCTTTGGCGGACATTTGCACTTATCAATTAAACTATAA